AATCGAGCATGCTCTTTACCCGCAATAAAACGATCACGTCCTTCCCATCTTGGATTTGAAACATTATACTTTAAAATAGAACCATAAAGTACCGCATAGATTTCAATACAGGACAAGCTACCACTCAAATGAGCTCCTCGCCTTCCAGCAGCCAACGCCATATCCAAAGCATGAAGGCGCATTTTTCTACAAAGATTTATGAGTTCTTTAGAATCTAACTTACCACTTTCCATAATTATCGTCCTCCATCAACTTTAATAATCGCACCATTGATATATGAAGCTCGTTCCGATGCCAAGAATAATGCTACTTGAGCAATTTCTTCTGTTTTACCCAGACGTCTTAACGACGACTCTACTGATAACTGTTTTAATTGTTCAGTATTATATTGTTGAATCATTTCAGTTTCTATCGGTCCAGGAGCTATGGCATTTACCCTAATTCCAAGAGGTCCCAATTCTTTCGCCAAACATTGGGTCATAAATAATACGGCAGCCTTACTACTTCCATACGCAATCTTACCTGGCTGTGGTTCGATACCTGCAATAGAGCCCATATTAATTATTACCCCACTTCTTTGCCTAATCATTTTTTTTGATATTTTCTGAATAATATTGAGCATAGAAAAATAATTGGTATCAAACAACACTTTTACATCCTCTATTTTAGTCTGACTTAACAATCCCACAGTAGAGATACCAGCATTATTTATAAGAATATCTATTTTCAAGTTCTCATCGAGAATTTTTTTTATTCCAATATTAAGTGATTCACCATCAGTTATATCAAAATAAACAAGTTTTATCCAAACATTATGTACTCGCTCTAGTTCTGCTTTCCACATGATGAAACTTTCGCTTTCTTTACGCATGCATGCCCAAACATTAGTACCAGCTTTCGCAAACATTTCTACAAGAACCTTACCTATGCCACGGTTCGCACCTGTTATTATAATATTCTTACCTTTCATGCACTATTTCAACGATCTACCACCATCTATAATTAAAGTATGCCCCGTAATATAAGACGCAGCATCACTAAGCAAAAAAATAACGGCGTAAGC
The nucleotide sequence above comes from Bacteroides intestinalis DSM 17393. Encoded proteins:
- a CDS encoding SDR family NAD(P)-dependent oxidoreductase codes for the protein MKGKNIIITGANRGIGKVLVEMFAKAGTNVWACMRKESESFIMWKAELERVHNVWIKLVYFDITDGESLNIGIKKILDENLKIDILINNAGISTVGLLSQTKIEDVKVLFDTNYFSMLNIIQKISKKMIRQRSGVIINMGSIAGIEPQPGKIAYGSSKAAVLFMTQCLAKELGPLGIRVNAIAPGPIETEMIQQYNTEQLKQLSVESSLRRLGKTEEIAQVALFLASERASYINGAIIKVDGGR